A genome region from Paradevosia shaoguanensis includes the following:
- the phnE gene encoding phosphonate ABC transporter, permease protein PhnE — MKLLGQASGPSPGGGQNGRLAAFEQRYRQEQGVRLFWTGAYALLFLVALTISIVVSDFNLPGLITGLPKAWNYIAGTLPSLSLKTLWADLADWYWGLRFWLRLLFETILMGFIGTVLGGIVALALSFPAARNLVENTAIYFAARRALEFFRTVPELVFALIFVFAFGLGPFAGVLAIAVHTAGSLGKLFAEVNENVDERPLDGVRAAGGNWPIVMRLAVVPQVLPNYASYLLLRFEINVRGASALGIVGAGGIGQELYVAIRQFEYTDISAIMLLLIITTSIIDVICETIRHRLIGHDLTLGS, encoded by the coding sequence ATGAAATTGCTCGGACAAGCATCCGGCCCGTCTCCGGGTGGCGGCCAGAACGGGCGGCTCGCCGCGTTCGAACAGCGCTACCGCCAGGAGCAGGGCGTGCGCCTCTTCTGGACCGGCGCCTATGCGCTCCTGTTCCTGGTGGCGCTGACCATCTCGATCGTCGTCAGCGATTTCAACCTGCCTGGCCTCATCACGGGCCTGCCCAAGGCCTGGAACTACATAGCCGGCACCCTGCCCTCGCTATCCTTAAAGACGCTCTGGGCCGATCTTGCCGATTGGTACTGGGGCCTGCGCTTCTGGCTGCGGCTGCTGTTCGAAACCATTCTCATGGGCTTCATCGGCACCGTGCTCGGCGGCATCGTCGCCCTGGCGCTCTCCTTCCCCGCCGCACGCAACCTCGTCGAGAACACAGCCATCTACTTCGCTGCGCGCCGGGCGCTCGAATTCTTCCGCACCGTGCCCGAACTTGTCTTCGCGCTGATCTTCGTTTTCGCCTTCGGCCTCGGCCCCTTTGCCGGCGTCCTGGCTATCGCCGTCCATACCGCCGGCTCCCTCGGCAAGCTCTTTGCCGAGGTCAACGAGAATGTCGACGAGCGCCCCCTCGATGGTGTACGGGCCGCCGGGGGCAACTGGCCGATAGTAATGCGTCTCGCCGTCGTCCCGCAGGTTCTGCCCAATTACGCCAGCTACCTGCTCCTGCGCTTCGAGATCAATGTCCGCGGCGCCTCCGCCCTCGGCATCGTCGGGGCGGGCGGCATCGGCCAGGAACTCTACGTTGCCATCCGCCAGTTCGAATACACCGACATCAGCGCCATCATGCTGCTGCTCATCATCACCACCTCGATCATCGACGTCATCTGCGAGACCATCCGGCATCGCCTGATCGGCCACGATCTGACCCTGGGGAGCTAA
- the phnD gene encoding phosphonate ABC transporter substrate-binding protein — MFTFVRRTLAAVLMSAAVINPVLAADWREQYPEITIGVSSGENESDAIARNQPYADYMSEQLGVPVKLIRGTDYAAVIEAMRSGHVQIASVGPAAYALARKIMGDGIAPVATTLDANGDRGYYSVIAVRADSPYQTLEDIKGKSFAFADPNSTSGYAVPSYYLSTQLNTNADEYFSDVAFSGGHEQSVMALVNGTYEAVATHWRNETAGNIQSMEKKGLIPKGSTRIIWKSPVIPNTPVMILTSLPQELQDEFKAALMAFPTKDPARFAEYTRGDSSGYVEAKHEDYLDVIAITEHNAQDRRRNAAK, encoded by the coding sequence ATGTTCACTTTCGTGCGCCGCACCCTTGCGGCCGTACTGATGTCGGCTGCCGTCATCAATCCAGTCCTCGCTGCTGACTGGCGCGAGCAATATCCGGAAATCACCATCGGCGTGTCCTCCGGCGAGAACGAGAGCGACGCCATCGCCCGCAACCAGCCCTATGCCGACTATATGAGCGAGCAGCTCGGCGTGCCGGTGAAGCTGATCCGCGGCACCGACTACGCGGCCGTGATCGAAGCCATGCGCTCCGGCCACGTCCAGATCGCCTCGGTCGGCCCTGCCGCCTACGCGCTGGCCCGCAAGATCATGGGCGACGGCATTGCCCCGGTCGCCACTACGCTCGATGCCAACGGCGACCGCGGCTATTACTCGGTCATCGCCGTCCGCGCCGACAGCCCCTACCAGACCCTCGAGGACATCAAGGGCAAGTCCTTCGCCTTCGCCGATCCGAACTCGACCTCCGGCTACGCCGTCCCCTCCTACTATCTCTCGACCCAGCTCAACACCAATGCCGACGAGTATTTCAGCGACGTCGCCTTCTCGGGCGGCCATGAGCAGAGCGTGATGGCCCTCGTCAACGGCACCTACGAAGCCGTCGCCACCCATTGGCGCAACGAGACGGCCGGCAACATCCAGTCCATGGAAAAGAAGGGCCTGATCCCTAAGGGCTCGACCCGCATCATCTGGAAGTCCCCGGTCATCCCGAACACCCCGGTCATGATCCTGACCAGCCTGCCCCAGGAACTCCAGGATGAATTCAAGGCCGCGCTGATGGCCTTCCCGACCAAGGATCCGGCCCGCTTCGCCGAATATACCCGTGGCGACTCCAGCGGCTATGTCGAGGCCAAGCACGAAGACTATCTCGACGTGATCGCCATCACCGAGCACAACGCCCAGGATCGTCGCCGCAACGCGGCCAAATAA
- the phnC gene encoding phosphonate ABC transporter ATP-binding protein, whose translation MLELRNVTKAFRETLAVNNVSLTFEPGQMVGVIGRSGAGKSTLLRLINRLIPASEGEIAFEGTSVGTLSGRELRAWRARCAMIFQQFNLVNRLDVLTNVLIGRIGTAHTLPVMFKHFPADDRATAALALDRLDLLPQALQRADTLSGGQQQRVAIARALVQNPSLILADEPIASLDPRNARLVMDALRRINQQDRITVICNLHTLDAARAYCDRIVGMAHGRVVFDGSPEQLTARVIQEIYGDETENAVDESLTSTIGAHMLASSMGQQMAAAH comes from the coding sequence ATGCTCGAACTGCGCAACGTGACCAAAGCATTCAGGGAAACGCTGGCTGTAAACAACGTGTCCCTGACCTTTGAGCCCGGCCAGATGGTCGGTGTCATTGGTCGGTCCGGCGCAGGAAAGTCCACCCTCCTGCGCCTCATCAACCGTCTTATCCCCGCCAGCGAAGGCGAAATCGCCTTCGAGGGCACCAGCGTCGGTACACTCTCCGGGCGTGAGCTGCGCGCCTGGCGCGCCCGCTGCGCCATGATCTTCCAGCAGTTCAACCTGGTGAACCGTCTCGACGTGCTCACCAATGTGTTGATCGGCCGGATCGGCACCGCCCATACCCTGCCGGTCATGTTCAAGCATTTCCCGGCCGATGATCGCGCGACCGCAGCCCTTGCGCTCGACCGTCTCGATCTCCTGCCGCAGGCCCTGCAGCGCGCCGACACGCTGTCGGGCGGCCAGCAGCAGCGCGTCGCCATCGCCCGCGCCTTGGTGCAAAACCCCAGCCTGATCCTGGCCGACGAACCCATCGCCTCGCTCGACCCGCGCAATGCGCGCCTCGTGATGGACGCCCTGCGCCGCATCAACCAGCAGGATCGCATTACCGTCATCTGCAACCTGCACACGCTCGACGCCGCGCGCGCTTATTGTGACCGCATCGTCGGCATGGCCCATGGCCGCGTCGTCTTCGACGGCTCCCCCGAACAGCTCACCGCCCGTGTGATCCAGGAGATCTACGGCGATGAAACCGAAAACGCCGTGGACGAGTCCCTGACCTCGACCATCGGCGCGCACATGCTGGCCTCCAGCATGGGACAGCAAATGGCGGCGGCGCACTAA
- a CDS encoding alpha-D-ribose 1-methylphosphonate 5-triphosphate diphosphatase produces the protein MWLSDFRLVLADRVIDRGALRIEDGVIAEIREEPVADADVVGHGLILMPGMIDMHGDMIERELEPRPNVPMPMEMGLRDLDRKLAGTGVTTAYAAVSFSPGSTYGHLRSYDHTSAMIRALRAHRQHLLVDHKVHARFEVTFPAALAVVQELIAEGSVDLISLCDHTPGQGQYRNLEIHLANVAKAKGISLDEAAATVQARIEEKKRTVGDLAATLKAISQHCALHGVPLASHDDDTIAKVALMQELGARISEFPVTIEAAREARTRGLYNAMGAPNALRGMSYSGNLSAREAHEEGVLDILAADYHPSAMLPAVLVLARADRGGLAAAARLVTLNPARVLGLEDRGELREGLRADLIIADDGDVGYVRATFSRGRLIYSDGGVAIPVTRASFG, from the coding sequence ATGTGGCTGTCTGATTTCCGCCTGGTCCTGGCCGACCGTGTCATCGACCGCGGCGCCCTGCGCATCGAGGACGGCGTGATCGCCGAAATCCGTGAGGAGCCGGTGGCCGATGCCGATGTCGTCGGCCACGGCCTCATCCTCATGCCCGGCATGATCGACATGCACGGCGACATGATCGAACGTGAACTCGAGCCGCGCCCCAATGTCCCCATGCCCATGGAAATGGGCCTGCGCGACCTCGACCGAAAGCTCGCCGGGACCGGCGTCACCACCGCCTATGCCGCCGTCTCCTTCAGCCCCGGCTCGACCTATGGGCACCTGCGCTCCTACGACCATACCAGCGCCATGATCCGCGCCCTGCGCGCCCACCGCCAGCACCTGCTGGTCGATCACAAGGTCCATGCCCGCTTCGAAGTCACCTTCCCCGCCGCCCTCGCGGTAGTGCAGGAGCTCATTGCCGAAGGTTCGGTCGACCTCATTTCGCTGTGCGACCACACCCCCGGACAGGGCCAGTACCGCAACCTTGAAATCCACCTGGCCAACGTCGCCAAGGCCAAGGGCATCTCGCTCGATGAAGCCGCCGCCACCGTCCAGGCGCGCATCGAGGAAAAGAAGCGCACCGTCGGCGACCTCGCCGCCACGCTCAAGGCCATTTCCCAGCATTGCGCTCTCCACGGCGTGCCGCTGGCAAGTCACGACGACGATACGATTGCCAAGGTCGCCCTCATGCAGGAACTGGGTGCGCGGATCAGCGAATTCCCGGTCACCATCGAAGCTGCCCGTGAGGCGCGCACGCGCGGTCTCTACAACGCCATGGGCGCTCCCAACGCCCTGCGCGGCATGTCCTATTCCGGCAATCTCTCGGCGCGCGAAGCCCATGAGGAAGGCGTGCTCGATATCCTGGCAGCCGACTATCACCCCTCCGCCATGCTGCCGGCCGTTCTGGTCCTCGCCCGCGCCGACCGTGGCGGGCTCGCCGCCGCCGCCCGGCTCGTCACGCTCAATCCGGCCCGGGTTCTCGGGCTGGAGGATCGCGGCGAACTGCGCGAAGGCCTGCGCGCCGACCTCATCATCGCCGACGACGGCGATGTCGGCTACGTCCGTGCCACGTTCAGCCGCGGCCGCCTGATTTACTCGGATGGCGGGGTCGCCATCCCCGTCACGCGGGCGTCATTCGGATGA
- a CDS encoding phosphonate C-P lyase system protein PhnL: MQTQNEPPILRVDGLTKRFRMHHLESTLHAFENISFDLRAGEFILLRGHNGAGKSTLLRTLWRSYLPVSGRILYRSRSGDIDLARAADVDIALLRRQELGFVTQFLNARPRVAAEEIVAEPLRLAGRTQDEAIGEARHWLAEFGVRPELWRAYPSTFSGGEQQKVNLARALVLPQRLLLLDEPTASLDVGARRALVRRLADLKAAGVAMIGVFHHPGDVADLIDREIDLTTRPVSETQESEREEHVAV; encoded by the coding sequence ATGCAAACCCAGAACGAACCGCCCATCCTGCGTGTAGACGGCCTCACCAAACGTTTCCGCATGCACCACCTCGAAAGCACGCTCCACGCCTTCGAGAACATCAGCTTCGACCTGCGGGCCGGCGAATTCATCCTACTGCGCGGCCATAACGGCGCAGGCAAGTCGACGCTCCTGCGCACGCTCTGGCGCAGCTATCTGCCGGTTTCCGGCCGCATCCTCTACCGCTCGCGCTCCGGTGACATCGATCTCGCCCGTGCCGCCGATGTCGATATCGCCCTCCTCCGCCGCCAGGAGCTCGGCTTCGTCACGCAATTCCTCAACGCGCGCCCCCGCGTCGCCGCGGAAGAGATCGTGGCCGAACCGCTGCGCCTTGCCGGTCGCACGCAGGACGAGGCCATCGGCGAAGCCCGTCACTGGCTCGCCGAATTCGGCGTCCGCCCCGAACTCTGGCGCGCCTATCCGAGCACCTTTTCGGGCGGCGAACAGCAGAAGGTCAACCTCGCCCGCGCTTTGGTCCTGCCGCAACGCCTGCTATTGCTCGATGAACCCACGGCCTCGCTCGATGTCGGCGCGCGTCGCGCCTTAGTCCGCCGCCTGGCCGACCTCAAGGCCGCAGGCGTCGCCATGATCGGGGTCTTCCACCATCCCGGCGACGTCGCCGACCTCATCGACCGCGAGATCGACCTGACGACCCGCCCCGTATCCGAGACGCAAGAAAGCGAGCGAGAAGAACATGTGGCTGTCTGA
- a CDS encoding ATP-binding cassette domain-containing protein, whose translation MSLELPLPHDLLAPPQLMRTEPLLTMRSISRRFGDVEALRDVDVTVYPGEVLGIVGESGSGKSTLLRMMNLEDTPDSGEYSLRLPGREDNNLFALDRYQRRMLCARHIGIVYQNPHLGLLMNHSSSGNVAERLLIAGERSFDVLRARAREALDASEFPLSRMDARPAELSGGMQQRVQLAKAIALEPALLLLDEPTTGLDVSVQALVLDTLKRLQRDRRITMVLVSHDLGVIRTMADRVMVMRRGRVVEQGLADQVFQDPQHAYTQQLVHAKL comes from the coding sequence ATGAGCCTCGAACTTCCGCTCCCCCATGACCTGCTGGCCCCGCCCCAGCTCATGCGGACCGAGCCGCTCCTCACCATGCGCTCGATCTCGCGCCGCTTCGGCGACGTCGAGGCGCTGCGCGACGTCGACGTCACGGTCTATCCCGGCGAAGTGCTCGGCATCGTCGGCGAAAGCGGCTCGGGCAAATCCACGCTCCTGCGCATGATGAACCTCGAGGACACGCCCGACAGCGGCGAGTACAGCCTGCGCCTGCCCGGCCGCGAGGATAACAACCTGTTCGCGCTCGACCGCTACCAGCGCCGCATGCTCTGTGCCCGCCATATCGGCATCGTCTACCAGAATCCGCATCTGGGCCTGCTGATGAACCACAGCTCGAGCGGCAACGTCGCAGAGCGTCTGCTCATCGCCGGAGAACGCAGTTTCGACGTCCTGCGCGCCCGCGCCCGCGAGGCGCTCGACGCGTCCGAATTCCCGCTCTCCCGCATGGATGCCCGCCCCGCCGAACTTTCCGGCGGCATGCAACAGCGCGTGCAACTGGCCAAGGCCATCGCGCTCGAACCCGCCTTGCTGCTGCTCGACGAGCCGACGACCGGGCTCGATGTCAGCGTCCAGGCCCTCGTGCTCGATACCCTCAAGCGCCTGCAGCGTGATCGTCGCATCACCATGGTACTGGTCAGCCACGACCTGGGCGTCATCCGCACCATGGCCGACCGCGTCATGGTCATGCGGCGCGGCCGCGTGGTCGAGCAGGGCCTGGCCGACCAGGTCTTCCAGGACCCCCAGCACGCCTATACCCAGCAACTCGTTCACGCCAAGCTCTAG
- a CDS encoding alpha-D-ribose 1-methylphosphonate 5-phosphate C-P-lyase PhnJ, with protein MSLAALTRPWAATSYGFLDASAKREIRRKMIKAIAVPGCQMPYASREVPMARGWGTGGLQVTLTLVNPRSVVKVIDQGADDGVNAASIRRFVSRVSGAAETWDTLAATIVQSRHRVPEEVMHEDQVLVLQVPNPEPLRGVEPNISIARQMHADADYGKLWLTLYEQIVRKGRIMQGAAYPSLVNGRHVMTPSPIPRWDVPKLHMARHLTFLSAGREKRLFAVPPHTRVEPLVFSDRPYLVEDHAELVCRRSGISGYFMNELPQDDGTSAFEVSDSNLGIKAIRHAEGEAVEIGATWYRNGEMSQ; from the coding sequence ATGAGCCTTGCTGCCCTCACCCGTCCCTGGGCCGCCACCAGCTACGGCTTCCTCGACGCCTCGGCCAAGCGCGAGATCCGTCGCAAGATGATCAAGGCCATCGCCGTGCCCGGTTGCCAGATGCCTTATGCCAGCCGCGAAGTGCCGATGGCGCGCGGCTGGGGCACCGGCGGCCTCCAGGTTACCCTCACGCTCGTCAACCCGCGCTCGGTGGTCAAGGTCATCGACCAGGGTGCCGATGACGGCGTTAACGCCGCCTCGATCCGCCGCTTCGTAAGCCGCGTCTCGGGCGCCGCCGAAACCTGGGACACGCTTGCCGCCACCATCGTGCAGTCGCGCCACCGCGTGCCCGAGGAAGTGATGCACGAGGACCAGGTCCTCGTGCTGCAGGTCCCCAATCCCGAGCCGCTGCGCGGGGTCGAGCCCAATATCTCGATCGCCCGCCAGATGCACGCCGACGCCGATTACGGCAAGCTGTGGCTGACGCTCTACGAGCAGATCGTCCGCAAGGGCCGCATCATGCAGGGTGCGGCCTATCCCAGCCTCGTCAACGGCCGACACGTCATGACGCCCTCGCCCATTCCGCGCTGGGACGTCCCGAAGCTCCATATGGCCAGGCACCTGACCTTCCTTTCGGCTGGCCGCGAAAAACGCCTCTTCGCGGTGCCTCCCCATACGCGGGTCGAACCCCTGGTCTTCTCGGATCGCCCGTACCTCGTTGAGGACCACGCCGAGCTCGTCTGCCGCCGTTCGGGCATTTCCGGCTACTTCATGAACGAGCTGCCGCAGGACGACGGCACCTCCGCCTTCGAGGTCTCCGACAGCAATCTCGGCATCAAGGCCATCCGCCATGCCGAGGGCGAAGCCGTCGAGATCGGCGCCACCTGGTATCGCAACGGGGAGATGTCCCAATGA
- a CDS encoding carbon-phosphorus lyase complex subunit PhnI — MAYVATRGGERAIEQAERLFRQDLGQIDLDRVQSIRRSLPYLVDRVMGEASLYDEDIAALALAQTGGELSEAVLVLRAWRTTQPRIAIAEPLLQEQLLTQRRISAAFKDIPGGQILGPTLDYSHRVLATDVLEGRPYDPPAVEAAETPAPARQPSLADWQRVQGLVAPAVDNSVPLDEIPDLTREPLLFPASRAHRLQGLARAETGGVLALGYAAMRGYGNAHPTVNELRLAEAEIVVRHPSGTAFSAGRIRVSQAEVTSKEKGGYLELGFAATFGWNEVKVIAAATLDLNSAEAPVGSAVHEEFYLYHTESVEASGFCIHFKLPHYVTFQSILDAMRDAKAKKAAMSASNVTTAPQEEPAL, encoded by the coding sequence ATGGCTTATGTCGCAACCCGCGGTGGCGAGCGCGCCATCGAGCAGGCCGAGCGCCTGTTCCGCCAGGATCTCGGCCAGATCGACCTCGACCGCGTGCAGTCGATCCGCCGCTCCCTGCCCTATCTCGTCGATCGCGTGATGGGCGAAGCCTCGCTCTATGATGAGGACATCGCCGCCCTCGCGCTCGCCCAGACCGGCGGCGAGCTTTCCGAGGCGGTGCTGGTGCTACGCGCCTGGCGCACCACCCAGCCACGCATCGCCATCGCCGAGCCACTGCTGCAGGAGCAGCTTCTCACCCAGCGCCGCATCTCGGCAGCCTTCAAGGACATTCCGGGCGGCCAGATCCTGGGCCCCACGCTCGACTATTCCCACCGCGTCCTCGCCACCGATGTTCTCGAGGGTCGCCCCTACGATCCGCCCGCGGTCGAAGCGGCGGAAACACCGGCTCCGGCTCGCCAGCCCTCGCTCGCCGACTGGCAGCGCGTGCAGGGCCTCGTGGCGCCTGCCGTCGATAATTCCGTGCCACTCGATGAAATCCCGGACCTGACCCGCGAACCGCTGCTCTTCCCCGCCTCGCGCGCCCATCGCCTCCAGGGCCTGGCCCGCGCCGAAACGGGCGGCGTCCTGGCCCTCGGTTATGCCGCCATGCGCGGCTACGGCAACGCACACCCGACGGTCAACGAACTGCGCCTCGCCGAGGCCGAAATCGTCGTGCGCCATCCGAGCGGCACCGCCTTCTCGGCCGGTCGCATCCGCGTCAGCCAGGCAGAAGTCACCTCAAAGGAAAAGGGCGGATATCTCGAACTCGGCTTTGCCGCCACCTTCGGCTGGAACGAGGTCAAGGTTATCGCCGCGGCGACCCTCGATCTCAACTCGGCCGAGGCTCCTGTCGGTTCGGCCGTGCATGAGGAATTCTATCTCTACCACACGGAGAGCGTGGAAGCCTCGGGCTTCTGCATCCACTTCAAGCTCCCGCACTACGTGACCTTCCAGTCGATCCTCGACGCCATGCGCGACGCCAAGGCGAAGAAGGCCGCAATGAGCGCATCCAATGTCACTACCGCCCCCCAGGAGGAACCCGCGCTATGA
- the phnH gene encoding phosphonate C-P lyase system protein PhnH has translation MLTVAPPDLEEARSNATFEALMWSMARPGEERELAESGLAPIIEAFLDLECTAYADDAELAGLIARTGAERAEALADADHVFLVQLDGLIELKALNCGSALYPDDGATLVVTAAIGQGQRLRLSGPGIEGTREIALGLPAAFWALRQKLCAYPQGFELFVVDGRAVIGIPRSTQVEVL, from the coding sequence ATGCTGACCGTCGCCCCGCCCGATCTTGAGGAAGCCCGCAGCAACGCCACGTTCGAAGCGCTGATGTGGTCCATGGCCCGCCCCGGTGAGGAACGCGAGCTGGCCGAATCCGGTCTCGCCCCGATCATCGAGGCCTTTCTCGATCTCGAATGCACCGCCTATGCGGACGATGCCGAACTCGCAGGGCTCATCGCCCGCACTGGCGCCGAACGCGCGGAAGCGCTGGCCGATGCCGACCACGTCTTCCTTGTCCAACTCGATGGCCTCATCGAACTCAAAGCCCTCAATTGCGGCTCCGCCCTCTACCCCGACGATGGCGCCACACTCGTCGTCACCGCCGCGATCGGTCAGGGCCAGCGACTCCGCCTCTCGGGCCCAGGCATCGAAGGCACGCGTGAAATCGCGCTCGGACTTCCGGCAGCCTTCTGGGCCCTTCGCCAGAAACTCTGTGCCTATCCGCAAGGCTTCGAGCTCTTCGTCGTCGATGGCCGCGCCGTCATCGGCATTCCCCGTTCGACCCAGGTGGAGGTTCTCTGA
- the phnG gene encoding phosphonate C-P lyase system protein PhnG — translation MFNESGSSPASGRFGHGEALDTLARSRPEGLKALAESVLEDFGDLRVIANRTGLVMVPMRDTVENVDFHLGEVLVSEAHIADEAGNVGYGMITGRDLERAMAMAVVDLAFSSGRSTAAITTFLETEAAALAERDAERMRGVEATRVEMETF, via the coding sequence ATGTTTAACGAAAGCGGCAGCAGCCCTGCCTCCGGCCGTTTCGGCCACGGCGAAGCCCTCGATACCCTCGCTCGCTCGCGCCCTGAGGGCCTCAAGGCCCTGGCTGAGAGCGTGCTGGAAGACTTCGGCGATCTCCGCGTCATCGCCAACCGCACGGGCCTCGTCATGGTGCCGATGCGCGATACCGTCGAGAACGTCGATTTCCATCTCGGCGAAGTGCTGGTCAGCGAAGCCCACATCGCGGACGAAGCCGGCAATGTCGGCTACGGCATGATCACGGGCCGCGACCTCGAACGCGCCATGGCCATGGCCGTCGTCGATCTCGCTTTTTCCTCGGGCCGATCCACTGCCGCCATCACCACCTTCCTCGAAACCGAGGCAGCCGCCCTCGCTGAGCGCGATGCCGAGCGCATGCGCGGCGTCGAGGCTACGCGCGTCGAAATGGAGACCTTCTGA
- the phnF gene encoding phosphonate metabolism transcriptional regulator PhnF translates to MRSRGQTWQETRDLISEEIAHGRLAPDTRLPAEPELCRLYNTRRHSLRRALAALQAEGKLRVEHGRGTFVERAPLVNYVIGPRTRFRENLLSQGLAASGQGLAETRMPADIRVARALGLAVGAPVFAICRRGFANDLPISLGWSYHDAERFPDMLEKRKAGVSVTEVYRAHGISDYRRLRTTIYTRSANEHEASLLMLRPGQSVLVVQKVDVDPEGRPIGFSEGAWAGDRVQFTFDSAQSEPLATERNDDV, encoded by the coding sequence ATGCGCAGCCGGGGTCAGACATGGCAGGAAACGCGGGACCTCATCAGCGAGGAGATCGCCCACGGGCGTCTCGCCCCTGATACGCGCCTGCCCGCCGAGCCGGAACTTTGCCGGCTCTATAATACGCGCCGCCATTCGCTGCGTCGCGCGCTCGCCGCATTGCAGGCCGAGGGCAAGCTGCGCGTGGAGCACGGTCGCGGCACGTTCGTCGAGCGCGCGCCGCTGGTCAACTACGTCATCGGCCCACGCACACGCTTCCGCGAAAACCTGCTTTCCCAAGGCCTCGCCGCCTCGGGCCAGGGTCTCGCCGAAACCCGCATGCCTGCCGATATCCGCGTCGCCCGCGCACTGGGGCTTGCAGTCGGCGCGCCGGTCTTCGCCATCTGCCGACGCGGCTTCGCCAACGACCTGCCGATCAGCCTGGGCTGGTCCTACCACGATGCCGAGCGCTTCCCCGACATGCTCGAAAAGCGCAAGGCCGGCGTCTCGGTCACCGAGGTCTACCGCGCCCACGGCATCAGCGATTACCGGCGCCTGCGCACCACTATCTACACCCGCTCGGCCAACGAGCACGAAGCTTCCCTCCTCATGCTGCGCCCCGGCCAATCTGTCCTCGTCGTCCAGAAGGTGGACGTCGACCCCGAGGGTAGGCCGATTGGCTTCTCCGAAGGCGCCTGGGCCGGCGACCGCGTGCAGTTCACCTTCGACAGCGCCCAGTCCGAACCCCTCGCCACCGAAAGGAACGACGATGTTTAA
- a CDS encoding GNAT family N-acetyltransferase — protein MATFVLRKAVASDKDAIASIWHESASLPGVGPPTMPSPADLRRRVEDELASWSVTLAVRDAEVLGFLALKPEAAILAELFVRPGALGAGIGSALLAHAKAEMPEGFSLFTSSSNTRARNFYEKAGLVILRHDTHPRSGHPVTYYGWRPA, from the coding sequence TTGGCCACTTTCGTACTGCGCAAGGCGGTCGCGTCCGACAAGGATGCGATCGCTTCCATCTGGCACGAAAGTGCCAGCCTGCCGGGCGTCGGCCCGCCGACCATGCCGAGCCCTGCCGACCTGCGCCGGCGCGTCGAGGACGAACTCGCCAGTTGGTCGGTCACCCTCGCTGTCCGCGACGCCGAAGTCCTCGGCTTCCTCGCACTCAAGCCCGAGGCCGCTATTCTCGCCGAGCTTTTCGTGCGCCCGGGCGCCCTCGGCGCCGGTATAGGCTCGGCGCTGCTCGCCCATGCCAAGGCCGAGATGCCGGAAGGCTTTTCCCTCTTCACCTCGTCCTCCAATACCCGCGCCCGCAATTTCTATGAAAAAGCCGGACTCGTGATCCTGCGTCACGATACCCATCCGCGCAGCGGACACCCGGTTACCTATTACGGCTGGCGTCCGGCCTAA
- a CDS encoding outer membrane protein: MKHTGILLSALFLLPATAQAADLAWNGGSSAPTIYSASPVSDWSGFYAGINGGYSWGTTINNPALAGGNVNNNSGGWSLGGQAGYNIDMGGFVLGGEADLHWANIGYSENPAAGKFEAKVDAFGSVRARAGVPFGQVLPYVTAGLAAGHGTASITDAANVTTSQSATHFGWTVGLGLEAKATDNISVKAEYLYVDLGTQSYNGLPVGNRDITQRFSVVRAGLNYKF, encoded by the coding sequence ATGAAGCACACTGGCATCCTGCTCTCCGCGCTTTTCCTGCTGCCCGCCACGGCCCAGGCAGCCGATCTGGCGTGGAATGGCGGGAGTTCCGCCCCCACCATCTATTCGGCCAGCCCGGTATCGGACTGGTCGGGTTTCTATGCCGGCATCAACGGCGGCTATAGCTGGGGCACGACCATTAACAATCCGGCGCTGGCCGGCGGAAATGTTAACAACAACAGCGGCGGCTGGTCCCTGGGCGGACAGGCTGGCTACAATATCGACATGGGCGGCTTCGTCCTTGGCGGCGAAGCCGACCTGCACTGGGCCAATATCGGCTACAGCGAAAATCCGGCGGCCGGCAAGTTCGAGGCCAAGGTCGATGCTTTCGGCAGCGTGCGCGCTCGCGCCGGCGTGCCGTTCGGCCAGGTGCTCCCTTATGTGACCGCCGGTCTCGCTGCCGGTCACGGCACGGCCAGCATCACCGACGCTGCCAATGTCACGACCTCGCAGTCGGCCACCCATTTCGGCTGGACGGTCGGTCTCGGCCTCGAAGCCAAGGCGACCGACAATATCTCGGTCAAGGCCGAGTATCTCTACGTCGACCTCGGCACACAGAGCTATAACGGCCTGCCGGTTGGCAACCGCGACATCACGCAGCGTTTCAGCGTGGTCCGCGCCGGCCTCAACTACAAGTTCTAG